From a region of the Rouxiella sp. S1S-2 genome:
- the rfaQ gene encoding putative lipopolysaccharide heptosyltransferase III — MTTFSVASSCEMQSGSPDGCLPEGLRHREQVQHILVIKLRHYGDVLLTTPLLSTLQINYPNALIELLVYGDTQSILNGYPHIDKTYSVDRSLKNKGGRAQFLGEKALWKTLRRSHYDLVINLSEQWRAALYARFLKPTFSIGFNYPNRNNHLWRACHSFLVNMGGHQQQHTVLNNLSILSPLRLPDKVTKVTQSYQQSDRDKARQLIDYYRLNDYVLVQPTARWAFKTWSASRFIQVINHLTAAGETVVLSAGKSQSEINILREIEAGCLMRQRVVNLAGSLELSTLAALIDQAKLFIGVDSAPMHMAAALKTPCVVLFGPSNLAQWSPWQVAHTMLWAGNYRVLPQPNEVDTDTDERYLDAIPVTDVINAIDNRLKLLSSAA, encoded by the coding sequence ATGACGACTTTTTCAGTCGCATCATCCTGTGAAATGCAGAGCGGCTCACCTGACGGTTGCCTGCCTGAAGGGCTACGGCACCGCGAACAGGTACAGCACATTCTTGTTATCAAGCTGCGCCATTATGGCGACGTGCTGCTCACGACGCCGCTGCTAAGTACTCTGCAAATCAATTACCCTAATGCATTGATTGAGCTACTTGTTTACGGCGATACACAATCGATACTGAACGGTTACCCCCATATCGATAAAACGTATTCCGTGGACCGTAGCCTCAAAAACAAAGGAGGTCGAGCACAGTTTCTAGGTGAAAAAGCTTTGTGGAAAACGTTACGCAGAAGTCACTACGACCTGGTGATAAATCTATCCGAACAGTGGCGCGCGGCGCTGTATGCACGTTTTCTGAAACCAACCTTCAGCATCGGATTCAATTATCCGAACCGCAATAATCATCTATGGCGCGCCTGCCATTCATTTTTGGTCAATATGGGCGGCCATCAACAGCAACATACGGTACTTAATAATCTCAGTATCCTTTCCCCTCTAAGATTGCCGGATAAAGTCACGAAAGTGACTCAAAGTTATCAGCAAAGTGATAGAGATAAAGCCAGGCAGTTGATTGATTATTATCGACTTAATGACTACGTGCTGGTGCAGCCAACAGCCCGCTGGGCTTTTAAAACCTGGTCAGCAAGCCGTTTCATTCAGGTTATCAATCATCTTACCGCTGCGGGTGAAACAGTAGTGCTCAGCGCCGGAAAGTCACAGAGTGAAATCAACATATTACGAGAAATTGAGGCGGGCTGCCTGATGCGGCAAAGGGTGGTGAACCTGGCGGGCAGCCTAGAGTTGTCCACGCTCGCTGCGCTGATTGACCAGGCAAAACTGTTTATCGGTGTAGATTCAGCACCGATGCATATGGCCGCCGCGTTGAAAACGCCCTGCGTTGTGCTTTTTGGCCCCAGTAATCTTGCTCAGTGGTCACCCTGGCAAGTTGCACACACGATGCTTTGGGCCGGCAATTATCGCGTACTGCCACAGCCTAATGAGGTCGATACTGATACAGATGAGCGCTATCTCGACGCTATCCCGGTTACAGATGTGATTAACGCCATCGACAACAGGCTCAAGCTCTTATCGTCGGCGGCGTAG
- a CDS encoding O-antigen ligase, whose amino-acid sequence MQTYANSQPFRLAPLKYRLYSLTACLLGIALPTSTALMNAALGLVVVCLLWQRDFRLLVSLVKKPIVWLPALMFVLLAVSLFSKHPDYGPKMLGKYGKLLYILPLALFFNADAKLKSRFINGFLLANMLILAISLAVGLGHIPLGHIDPQNPTVFKLQITQNVFLAFATLFWLAKAVARNGTRRACYATLAVLACANIILMVQGRTGYVALLAGSLIWMFLTFRTRHRLAILSCGLLIATLLVVVPNRAAQRLSQGVEEVQQCLLASAQQAEQACNNSMGQRTSFIRESLHRIKQAPWRGNGAGGFFYSNTKTGYSINNPHNQYLLETVQNGLLGLVIFLTWMMFCMRAAWYQPLAWRNQLVALVGSYLACDVFNSFLLDSAEGHLFIVLAAILAVGVKIDKKT is encoded by the coding sequence ATGCAAACGTACGCCAATTCACAGCCGTTTAGACTGGCTCCGTTAAAGTATCGACTTTATAGCCTGACCGCTTGTTTGCTCGGCATTGCACTGCCCACGTCAACGGCGCTGATGAATGCCGCGCTGGGCCTGGTCGTTGTTTGCCTGCTGTGGCAAAGAGACTTTCGACTACTAGTATCACTTGTTAAAAAACCTATTGTATGGCTGCCCGCGCTGATGTTTGTTTTGCTAGCCGTCTCGCTTTTTTCAAAGCACCCAGATTATGGCCCCAAAATGCTCGGAAAGTATGGCAAGCTACTGTATATATTACCCTTGGCACTTTTTTTTAACGCCGATGCCAAACTAAAGAGCCGGTTTATCAATGGTTTTTTACTGGCCAACATGCTGATTCTGGCAATCAGTCTGGCAGTCGGGTTGGGGCATATCCCGCTTGGGCATATTGACCCACAAAATCCAACAGTTTTTAAGCTACAAATAACGCAGAACGTTTTCCTGGCCTTTGCCACACTCTTTTGGCTGGCAAAAGCCGTCGCCAGAAATGGCACACGGCGAGCGTGCTACGCAACACTTGCCGTATTGGCCTGCGCCAACATCATACTGATGGTACAGGGGCGAACGGGTTATGTGGCATTGCTGGCCGGCTCGTTAATCTGGATGTTTCTAACCTTTCGCACACGTCACCGACTCGCTATTTTGAGCTGTGGATTGCTAATTGCCACACTGTTGGTAGTCGTGCCCAATCGTGCCGCACAGCGACTCAGTCAGGGCGTTGAGGAAGTACAACAGTGTTTACTGGCTTCTGCGCAGCAGGCAGAACAGGCCTGTAACAACTCAATGGGGCAGCGAACGTCGTTTATTCGGGAATCACTGCATCGAATAAAACAGGCACCGTGGCGAGGAAATGGCGCGGGTGGCTTCTTTTACTCCAATACAAAAACGGGCTACAGCATCAACAATCCGCATAACCAGTACTTATTGGAAACGGTTCAAAATGGCCTGTTAGGTTTGGTAATTTTTTTGACATGGATGATGTTTTGCATGCGCGCGGCGTGGTATCAACCGCTAGCCTGGCGTAATCAGCTGGTGGCGTTGGTCGGCAGTTATCTGGCCTGCGACGTGTTCAACTCATTTTTGCTGGATTCAGCGGAGGGGCATTTATTTATCGTGCTGGCGGCGATACTGGCGGTGGGAGTGAAAATTGATAAAAAAACCTAA